The DNA window ATCGTCGGACATCGCCTTCACGGCAGGGGCAGCAGCGGCCGGAGCCACTGCGCCAGCGGGTGCCGCCTTGGCGGCTGGCTTGGCACCGCCACCGGCAATCGCCGCGTCGACATCGGCCTTCACCACGCGGCCATGCGGGCCGGTGCCGGTCATCGCAGAGACATCGACGCCGGCTTCCCTGGCGATGCGGCGTGCGAGCGGCGAGGCGAAGGTACGCTCGCCAGCCAGTGATTGGCTGATCTCCCCCCCGTGGGGGGAGATGGCCGGCAGGCCAGAGGGGGGCGCGACAGAATGAGACGTTGGCGGGACAGCGCCCCCCTCTGTCGACTTCGTCGACATCTCCCCCACGGGGGGGAGATTGGCGCCTTGTCTTGCTTGGCCTCGGCTTTCGCTGGTGCAGCACCGCCACCGCTTTTGGCGGCAGCGCCTGCATCCTCACCTTCGGCGGCGAGCACTGCGATCAGCGCGTTGACCTTGACGCCTTCGGTGCCGGCGGGAACGACCAGCTTTGCAACCGTGCCCTCATCGACAGCTTCGACTTCCATCGTCGCCTTGTCGGTCTCGATCTCGGCGATGACATCGCCCGGTGAAACCTTATCGCCTTCCTTGACGAGCCACTTGGACAGATTGCCCTCTTCCATCGTGGGCGACAGGGCCGGCATGGTGATGTTGATTGGCATTTTGTCCTCCCGCCCGGTTCAGCGATACGTGACGGCTTTGACCGCCTCGATGACTTCGCCGACGTTTGGCAGAGCCAGTTTCTCGAGGTTGGCCGCATAGGGCATCGGCACGTCCTTGCCGGCAATGGTGATGACCGGCGCGTCGAGGAAATCGAAGGCGCGCTGCGACACCTGGTTGGCGATATGGTCACCGACCGAACTTTGCGGATATCCCTCTTCGACAACGATCAGCCGGTTGGTCTTCTTGACCGAGGCGACGATGGTGTCGAGGTCGAGCGGGCGGATGGTCCTGAGATCGATGATCTCGACATCGATGCCCATGCCGCGCAGCTCGGCTTCCGCCTTCACCGCATAGGTCATGCCGATGCCGAACGAGACGATGGTGACGTCCTTGCCTGTCTTGTGGATGCGCGCCTTGCCGATCGGCAGCACGAAATCATCCAGCTTCGGCACGTCGAAGGACTGGCCGTAAAGGATTTCGTTCTCGAGGAAGATGATCGGATTGGGATCGCGGATTGCAGCCTTGAGCAAGCCCTTGGCGTCGGCCGCCGTGTAGGGCATCACCACTTTCAGGCCCGGAATGTGGCTGTACCAGGCGGCATAGCACTGCGAATGCTGGGCGGCGACGCGCGCGGCAGCGCCGTTCGGTCCCCGGAATACGATCGGCGCGCCCATCTGGCCGCCCGACATATAGAGCGTCTTGGCGGCGGAGTTGATGATCTGGTCGATCGCCTGCATGGCGAAGTTGAAGGTCATGAACTCGACGATCGGCTTCAGGCCGGCCATCGCGGCACCAACGCCGACGCCGGCAAAGCCATGCTCGGTGATCGGCGTGTCGACGACGCGCCGAGGTCCGAATTCCTGCAGCAGCCCTTGCGTGATCTTGTAGGCGCCCTGGTATTCGGCGACTTCCTCGCCCATGACGAAGACATCGCCGTCGCGGCGCATTTCCTCGGCCATCGCGTCACGCAGCGCTTCACGAACCGTGGTCGAGACCATCTCGGTGCCGGCCGGAATGTCCGGATCGGCGGCGATTTCCGTCTTCGGCGCCGCCGCGACCGGCGCTGAGGCCTCGCTTTGAGCCGGCGCCGGCGCAGGCGCCGCTGTTTCAGCCTTGGCAGGCTCTTCGCCGATGCCTTCGCCAGCCTTGTCGACGTCTTCGCCGTCAACCGCGAGCACGGCGATCACCGCATTGACCTTGACGCCTTCTGTGCCAGCAGGAACCACGATCTTGGCAAGCGTGCCTTCATCGACAGCTTCGACTTCCATCGTCGCCTTGTCGGTCTCGATCTCGGCGATGACGTCGCCGGCGACGACCTTGTCGCCCTCGTTCTTCAACCACTTGGAAAGATTGCCCTCTTCCATGGTCGGCGAGAGAGCGGGCATGAGAATTTCGATCGGCATGTCCTTGCCCTCCCGTTACAATACGATATCGGTCCAGAGCTCGGACGGATCCGGCTCTGCGTCGTTCTGGGCAAATTCGGCGGCGTCGGCGACGATGTCGCGGACCTCCTTGTCGATGGTCTTGAGTTCGTCCTCGGTCGCCCACTTCTTCTCGATCAGCCGCGCCTTGACCTGTTCGATCGGGTCATGGTCCGATCGCATCTTCTGCACTTCTTCCTTCGAGCGGTATTTTGCCGGGTCGGACATCGAGTGACCGCGGTAGCGGTAGGTCTGCATTTCGAGAATGATCGGCCCGTTGCCGGCGCGGCACCATTCGGTCGCTTGGTCGCCGGCTGCCTTGACGGCGCGGACATCCATGCCGTCGACCTGGATGCCGGGGATCTTGAACGAGGCGCCACGGTGCGAAAAGTTGGTCTCCGCCGACGAGCGCGAGACCGAGGTGCCCATGGCATAGCGGTTGTTCTCGATGATGTAGATCACCGGCAGCTTCCACAGCGAGGCCATGTTGAAGCTTTCATAGACCTGGCCCTGGTTGGCCGCACCGTCGCCGAAATAGGTCAGCGAGACATTGTTGTTGTCGCGGTAGCGGTTGGCGAAGGCCAAGCCGGTGCCGAGCGACACCTGCGCGCCGACGATGCCGTGGCCGCCGTAAAAGTGCTTTTCCTTGGAGAACATGTGCATGGAGCCGCCCTTGCCCCGCGACAGGCCGCCGCGACGCCCGGTCAGCTCGGCCATGACGCCGCGCGGCGACAGTTCCATCGCCAGCATGTGGCCGTGGTCGCGATAGGCGGTGATCATCTGGTCGCCGTCGATCAGCGCCATCTTCATACCGGTGACGACCGCTTCCTGGCCGATATAGAGGTGGCAGAAGCCGCCGATGAAACCCATGCCATAAAGCTGGCCGGCCTTTTCCTCGAAGCGGCGGATAAGCAGCATGTGCCGGTAGGCGGCAAGCTCTTCGTCCCTGGTGAATTCGGCAGGCTTGGGTGCGGAAAGCCCCGATTTGCCGTCGGATTTGGATTTGGCAGGCGCTTTTCTGGCGGCGGTGGCCATGCATCACTCCCTGTTGGCGTCTCTTTGTGGACATTAGAGCAGGATCAAATCTGCTCTGGGGAGATCAGCTCCTCCCCACCGATTTCAGGAAGGCTAACACGCGTCAGAGCGTTGCGCCATGCCGAATTTGCATAGCTGGCATGCGCCTAAGCGATTAAAATCATTGAAAATATTGGCGATTAACTGAATGTCGGTTATTTCGTCGAGGCCGGCAACATGATGGTGATTTCATCAGCCTGGGACAGATTGAGCGCCTTGCGCGCCTGCTCGTCGAGCATGTCCTTCTCCAGCGTGCCTTCATGCATAAGCCGAACGCGGCGCTCGAGTTCCATGCGGCGCGCCTTGATCGCATCGAGCTGGGCTTGCAGCGTAACCGTCTGGGCTTCCAGCTGATATTTCGAATAGATGCCGAATTCACCGTGATAGGCATGAAAGCCGAAATAGGCCAGGAACGCCACGCAGAGCGAGGGAATGATTAGGCGGCCAGTGTTTCTCTGCTTGTGCTGACGCGTCCACATCGCCCGATTCCTCTAGAGCATGATGCCGAAAAGTGTGAAGCGGTTTTCGGACGACATCATGCTCTATCTCTTTGATTTAGAGTCGGATTCAGATTTCAGGTCGAACAGACCTGAAATCATCCGGCTCTAGGCCGCGAACTCAGGCGGCTCACGATCTTTTTCGCCCGATTGTGCTTAACGGACGGTTACGGGTGACCGGTTTGACGAGCCGAAATGAAAAAGGGCGGGAATACTCCCGCCCTTTCATCCGATATCCGAGTGTTGCGGATCAGCCCTTGACCACCGACTTGCCGGCATAGCTTGCCTGCTTGCCGAGTTCTTCCTCGATGCGGATCAGCTGATTGTACTTGGCCATGCGGTCAGAGCGCGACAGCGAGCCGGTCTTGATCTGTCCGCAATTGGTGGCGACCGCGAGATCGGCGATGGTCAGAATCCTCGGTCTCGCCCGAGCGATGCGACATGACGGCGGTGTAGCCGGCCTTGTGGGCGGTCTCGACGGCGTCGAGCGTTTCCGTCAGCGAGCCGATCTGGTTGACCTTGACCAGGATCGAATTGGCAACGCCCATGCGGATGCCGTCGCGCAGCCGTGCGGTGTTGGTGACGAACAAATCGTCGCCGACCAGCTGGGTCTTCTTGCCGATCAGGTCGGTAAGGCACTTCCAGCCTTCCCAGTCGTCTTCGGCCAAGCCGTCCTCGATCGAGATGATCGGATAGTCGGCGGCAAGCTTGGCCAGGTATTTGGCCTGCGCCTTGGGGTCACGCGTCTTCTTCTCGCCCTCATAGACGTAGTTACCGTCCTTGAAGAACTCGGTCGCGGCGCAATCGAGGCCGAGCGCGATTTCTTCGCCCGGCTTGAAGCCGGCCTGCTCGATCGATTCCATGATGAAATCGAGCGCCACCGGCGCGCTTTTCAAATTCGGGGCAAAGCCGCCCTCATCGCCGACATTGGTGTTGTGGCCGGCATCTTTCAGCTTCTTGCGCAGCGTGTGGAAGATTTCCGAACCCCAGCGGACGCCTTCGCGCAGCGTCGGCGCGCCGATCGGCAGGATCATAAATTCCTGGAAGTCGATCGGGTTGTCGGCATGTGCGCCGCCATTGATGATGTTCATCATCGGCACCGGCAGGACATGCGCCTTGGTGCCGCCGACATAACGGTAGAGCGGCAGACCGGAAGCATCGGCCGCCGCCTTCGCCACCGCCAGCGACACACCGAGAATGGCGTTGGCGCCGAGCCGGCTCTTGTTGGGTGTCCCGTCAAGCTCGATCATGGTCTGGTCGATATGGATCTGGTTTTCGGCTTCCATGCCGCCGATCGCCTCGAACAGCTCGCCGTTCACCGCTTCGACGGCCTTGAGCACGCCCTTGCCGAGATAGCGGGCGCCGCCGTCGCGCAGTTCGACGGCCTCGTGGGCACCGGTCGAAGCGCCGGACGGCACCGCCGCGCGGCCCATCGAGCCGTCTTCGAGAATGACATCGACCTCGACGGTCGGATTTCCACGGCTGTCCAGGATTTCACGCCCGACAATGTCGATGATGGCGGTCATTGCGATGTCCTCGATTGATCTGACTGATGTCGCGCACGTCTTAGCCAAAGTGCCGCAAAAGGCAATCGGCCGGTTCGCAATTATTGCCGTGGCGTCAGCCTAAAGCGCGTCGCATTTGAACGGATTCAGTCCGCCGCGCTTTAGGTTTTTGTTTTCAAGCATGTCGTTCTCCCAAAACCGGGACCACTTTTGGGCGACATGCATCAGGCGATTCACGAAGCGCATATCGCTGTCATCATAAGTCATGTGCGGCAGACCGGCTTCCGGCTATGGTGCGGGGGCGCGGGGCGAAACAGGAGGAGTTTCGCCATGTCCCAGTTGAGTGGTATCGTGAGTCTGTTCCTGATCGCGGCTGCGTTCCTGACGTCGTGCGACAATCAGCAGTCGCCACCCAAGGCGATGGCACCCTTGCACATCAGCGAATAGCTGCCGCATCGAACCAAAATGGCCCCGTCGAGACGGGGCCATTTTGGCTTGGGCCGTCAGTGCCAGTAAGGCGTGACCTTGTAGTAGTCATAGGAGGCGTCGCGAGCGGTCTCGCCATCCGCGCCGGCCAGTTCGTTGATCGAATAGGCAGGCGCCGCCTTCAGCTGCTCCTTGGAGAACGGCACGACATAGCCGCCCTTGTCCTCGTCATAGTCGAGGCTTGCCCACGGAATGGCGTGATATTTTTCGCCGATGCCGAGGAAGCCGCCGAAACCGATCACCGCGAACATGATGCCGTTCGACGTCTTATCGAGCATGACGTCCTCGATGCTGCCGATGCTCGTGCCCTCGGTGTTGTAGACCGACGTGCCGATGACTCGCGAAGCGGCAATGGCTTGGGTGTGGCCTGTCTGGGTTGTCATGATGTGCTCCTCATTGTCGTTGATCTATGCTTTGACAATGAGGGCCGCGGGCGAAAGTTCCCGACTTTTTTGGCGACAGCCGATCATTCCGCGAGGATGAAGGTGACCTTCATGTTGACGCGATAGGCGGCGATCTTACCGTCCTCGACGACGATCTTCTGATCCTGGATCCAGGCGCCTTCGACGTTCTTCAGGGTTTTGGATGCGCGCGCGATTCCCTTTTCGATGGCGTCCTGAAAGCTCTTCTTCGACGACGATGTGATTTCGGTGACGCGGGCGACGGACATGGCTTCCTCCTGCCAAAACGCTCATTTGCCGGGCGAGCGTACAGCCGGCTTATGCCTTCCACAAGCGCCGGCGACCCTGGGGCCATTGTCATGCCGCCGCCCGGCGTGGCATTGAAGGGGCGTCCGGTCGTTTGGGGAGGCGGCAATGGCCCGAAGGCGCAGTCAGCAGCCAGCAGCGGCGCAGCCGCCGGTGGTCGACGCCAATGCCGCCAACGCGTCCAGCGGCTACTTCTTTGCCGGCGCCATGGTGCTGATCGCCGTCCTGATCCCGTGGTATTTCGAGCTGCCGCTCAACTTCGCTGTCACCGACCGCGAATTCAATCCGCTCGTCTTCGTGCCGGTCGTGTTCGCGGTGATCGGCCTCTACGCATTGCTGAAGGCGGTCCGCGATACGCTGCGCGTGCGCAAATTCGGCGCGACGACGCTGCAGGCCGGCCCGGCAAGACCCGGCGGACGCTTCGAGGGCATGGTTCGCTCCAGCCGCGACCTCAGCCCCAGCGGCGACTACACCGTCCTACTTCGTTGCATTCGCACCTACCGCGTCGGCGGACCGATTGTGAACACCATCGCGGAGGACAAATCGACCTACAAGGAAGAACTCAAATACCAGGAAAAGCTCGTCATCCCGCGTGGTTCGGTGCAGTCGAGCGCGGGCATCCCCTTTGCGTTCGCAATCCCGGCGGACGCGCTGCCATCCAACGGACCGCCGGTCTACGAGCGCCAGCACGGCAATGTCCGCTGGATCCTGACGGTCACGGCGCCGATGCCGGGCGTCGACTATTATGCGGTGTTCGCGATCGACATGAGGCGGTCGAGCCAGAACAACTGATACGATGCCGGAAGTATCCCTCGGGACGTTTCAGAGGCCCTTGGCGATGCGATCGAATGCCATCAGCCGCTCGAGCAGAGCTGGCATGTCCTTCAACGGCAGCATGTTCGGGCCGTCGGAAGAGGTCGAATTATCCGGATCCTGATGGGTCTCGATGAACACGCCGGCAACGCCGACAGCGACAGCCGCGCGGGCCAGCGTCTCGACAAAGCGGCGTTCACCACCCGAGGACCCGCCCTGCCCGCCCGGCTGCTGCACCGAGTGCGTGGCGTCGAAGATCACCGGCGCGCCGATTTCCGCCATGATGGGCAGAGCGCGCATGTCGGACACCAGTGTGTTGTAGCCAAAGGACGCGCCGCGCTCGGTGGTCAGCACATTGGCGTTGCCGGAACCGGTGATCTTGGCGACGACGTTCTTCATGTCCCAGGGCGCGAGGAACTGCCCCTTCTTCACGTTGATCACCTTGCCGGTTTTGGCGGCGGCAACCAGCATGTCGGTCTGGCGCGACAGGAAAGCCGGGATCTGCAGGACATCGACATGCGGCGCGACGATGGCGCACTGCTCCTCGGTGTGTACATCGGTCAGCACGGGCAGCGAAAATTCCTTGCGCAGTTCGTCGAAGACGGGAAGGGCCGCATCCATGCCGGCACCCCGGGT is part of the Mesorhizobium loti genome and encodes:
- a CDS encoding pyruvate dehydrogenase complex E1 component subunit beta; the protein is MPIEILMPALSPTMEEGNLSKWLKNEGDKVVAGDVIAEIETDKATMEVEAVDEGTLAKIVVPAGTEGVKVNAVIAVLAVDGEDVDKAGEGIGEEPAKAETAAPAPAPAQSEASAPVAAAPKTEIAADPDIPAGTEMVSTTVREALRDAMAEEMRRDGDVFVMGEEVAEYQGAYKITQGLLQEFGPRRVVDTPITEHGFAGVGVGAAMAGLKPIVEFMTFNFAMQAIDQIINSAAKTLYMSGGQMGAPIVFRGPNGAAARVAAQHSQCYAAWYSHIPGLKVVMPYTAADAKGLLKAAIRDPNPIIFLENEILYGQSFDVPKLDDFVLPIGKARIHKTGKDVTIVSFGIGMTYAVKAEAELRGMGIDVEIIDLRTIRPLDLDTIVASVKKTNRLIVVEEGYPQSSVGDHIANQVSQRAFDFLDAPVITIAGKDVPMPYAANLEKLALPNVGEVIEAVKAVTYR
- the pdhA gene encoding pyruvate dehydrogenase (acetyl-transferring) E1 component subunit alpha translates to MATAARKAPAKSKSDGKSGLSAPKPAEFTRDEELAAYRHMLLIRRFEEKAGQLYGMGFIGGFCHLYIGQEAVVTGMKMALIDGDQMITAYRDHGHMLAMELSPRGVMAELTGRRGGLSRGKGGSMHMFSKEKHFYGGHGIVGAQVSLGTGLAFANRYRDNNNVSLTYFGDGAANQGQVYESFNMASLWKLPVIYIIENNRYAMGTSVSRSSAETNFSHRGASFKIPGIQVDGMDVRAVKAAGDQATEWCRAGNGPIILEMQTYRYRGHSMSDPAKYRSKEEVQKMRSDHDPIEQVKARLIEKKWATEDELKTIDKEVRDIVADAAEFAQNDAEPDPSELWTDIVL
- a CDS encoding septum formation initiator family protein, with product MWTRQHKQRNTGRLIIPSLCVAFLAYFGFHAYHGEFGIYSKYQLEAQTVTLQAQLDAIKARRMELERRVRLMHEGTLEKDMLDEQARKALNLSQADEITIMLPASTK
- a CDS encoding PRC-barrel domain containing protein, with amino-acid sequence MTTQTGHTQAIAASRVIGTSVYNTEGTSIGSIEDVMLDKTSNGIMFAVIGFGGFLGIGEKYHAIPWASLDYDEDKGGYVVPFSKEQLKAAPAYSINELAGADGETARDASYDYYKVTPYWH
- a CDS encoding dodecin domain-containing protein is translated as MSVARVTEITSSSKKSFQDAIEKGIARASKTLKNVEGAWIQDQKIVVEDGKIAAYRVNMKVTFILAE
- the kdsA gene encoding 3-deoxy-8-phosphooctulonate synthase, whose protein sequence is MSKPQASNSMAPNSSVTVGNVVFDNNAALSLIAGPCQFESRQHAFDMAGALKELTGKLGIGLVYKTSYDKANRTSLSATRGAGMDAALPVFDELRKEFSLPVLTDVHTEEQCAIVAPHVDVLQIPAFLSRQTDMLVAAAKTGKVINVKKGQFLAPWDMKNVVAKITGSGNANVLTTERGASFGYNTLVSDMRALPIMAEIGAPVIFDATHSVQQPGGQGGSSGGERRFVETLARAAVAVGVAGVFIETHQDPDNSTSSDGPNMLPLKDMPALLERLMAFDRIAKGL